One window from the genome of Salvia miltiorrhiza cultivar Shanhuang (shh) chromosome 7, IMPLAD_Smil_shh, whole genome shotgun sequence encodes:
- the LOC130991680 gene encoding inositol-pentakisphosphate 2-kinase-like isoform X1: MAAILQAKDAEEWTYRGEGAVNLVLAYCGSSPQFVGKVLRIQKVPNDGPEFENGHSALVNHESLLWGKFEGIVSAPTKEIAEQLYVQKVMCPLLGSEHVDSGIHVLVSRGFLEAVDNKVLCQRPSWRVDAARVNPLCDSVLLIADHSVFPHVSGSLKEDFCVSVEIKPKGGFLPISEFIAEENAVKKRITRFKMHQALKLHQGKISQISKYDPLDLFSGSKDGIQRAIKALLLTPQNNFRVFLNGSLIFGGMGGAADSTRTAQSFHDGLKHVISAKDGMHVKGFVDLLTETIFKSGLWNRLLEVQKLDAIDIEGAIHAYYDIIFQPCVICRQRGGNKFSARYSSIHSMQRDEKVKIVRDYLISATAKDLSMMISFRSKGNMDQESPYRAVFLESSKQTFCYKASFIDLDMKPLKKMEYYYELDQQIVKHYVQMVKDTDALDCGESTQESLKSRACTSVETGSEFFVSLFA; encoded by the exons ATGGCTGCAATTTTGCAAGCCAAAGATGCGGAGGAATGGACTTACAGAGGAGAAGGAGCTGTGAACCTAGTTCTTGCTTACTGTGGAAGCTCTCCTCAATTT GTTGGAAAGGTTTTAAGGATACAAAAAGTTCCAAATGATGGACCTGAATTTGAGAATGGTCATTCGGCTCTAGTCAACCATGAATCCCTCTTGTGGGGAAAATTTGAAGGCATAGTTTCAGCACCTACAAAGGAAATTGCGGAGCAGCTGTATGTGCAGAAAGTAATGTGCCCACTGTTGGGATCTGAGCATGTTGACTCAGGG ATCCATGTTCTTGTGTCGAGAGGATTTTTGGAGGCAGTTGACAACAAGGTTCTTTGTCAGCGTCCATCATGGCGTGTTGATGCTGCCAGAGTCAATCCCCTTTGTGACTCGGTTCTTCTAATTGCTGATCATTCAGTGTTTCCTCATG TTTCAGGTTCTCTCAAAGAGGATTTCTGTGTGTCTGTTGAGATCAAG CCCAAAGGAGGATTTCTTCCTATTTCAGAATTTATTGCTGAGGAAAATGCAGTCAAAAAGAGAATTACTCGATTTAAGATGCATCAAGCTCTAAAATTGCATCAAGGAAAG ATATCTCAAATAAGTAAATATGATCCTCTAGATTTGTTTTCTGGATCCAAGGATGGAATACAAAGAGCAATTAAAGCCCTCCTTCTGACACCTCAGAATAATTTTCGGGTTTTCTTAAATGGTTCGCTTATTTTTGGAGGCATGGGTGGCGCTGCAGACAGCACTAGAACTGCTCAATCATTCCACGACGGACTTAAACATGTTATTTCAGCAAAAGATGGGATGCACGTCAAGGGTTTTGTGGATCTGCTCACTGAAACTATTTTTAAGTCGGGCTTGTGGAATCGGCTTCTTGAAGTACAGAAGCTTGATGCTATTGATATAGAAGGTGCAATTCATGCCTACTATGATATCATTTTTCAGCCTTGTGTGATCTGTCGGCAAAGAGGTGGAAATAAATTCTCAGCAAGATATTCATCTATTCACTCAATGCAAAGGGATGAGAAAGTAAAAATTGTGAGGGATTACTTGATATCAGCGACTGCAAAGGACTTAAGTATGATGATTAGTTTTAGGTCCAAAGGAAATATGGATCAGGAGTCTCCATATCGTGCTGTCTTTCTGGAATCGAGCAAGCAAACTTTTTGTTACAAG GCATCTTTCATCGACCTGGACATGAAACCATTGAAGAAAATGGAATATTACTATGAGTTGGATCAGCAAATAGTCAAGCACTATGTCCAGATGGTAAAAGATACGGATGCGCTTGATTGTGGCGAGAGCACTCAGGAGTCATTGAAGTCGCGTGCTTGTACCAGTGTAGAAACTGGCAGTGAGTTCTTTGTTTCTTTATTTGCATAA
- the LOC130991681 gene encoding uncharacterized protein LOC130991681 yields the protein MYCSLSRGVPEPHIATLLRISPGKLGVQPENFRAMVDELQKLGFRPQRRKFIVGIMVMGQLSSSTWKEKIHFYERFGWSEHEVLDAFMKHPRFMSASADKITRALDLLVNPMGCDPSVLIKWPQILTLNFERTLVPRCAFHHVLVSKGLVGPGSLLQMLSHLRSLSLESFELSCAEKDPQLLRLYVRKFLASRRSVIFSRMMESSDQKKK from the exons ATGTATTGCTCTCTATCAAGAG GTGTGCCTGAACCCCACATTGCCACCCTACTGCGAATCAGCCCAGGAAAATTGGGCGTTCAACCCGAAAATTTTAGGGCAATGGTGGATGAGcttcaaaaattagggtttagaccTCAAAGAAGGAAGTTCATTGTGGGGATAATGGTGATGGGGCAATTAAGCAGTTCAACTTGGAAAGAGAAGATCCACTTCTATGAGAGGTTTGGTTGGTCTGAGCATGAGGTGTTGGATGCTTTCATGAAGCATCCTCGCTTCATGTCAGCATCCGCGGATAAGATCACTCGAGCCCTCGACCTACTGGTTAATCCGATGGGGTGTGATCCCTCTGTTCTGATCAAGTGGCCCCAAATATTGACACTGAACTTTGAGAGGACTTTGGTGCCTAGATGTGCATTCCATCATGTTTTGGTGTCCAAGGGCCTCGTCGGGCCGGGCAGTTTGCTGCAGATGTTGAGCCATTTGCGAAGCTTGAGTTTGGAGAGCTTCGAGTTGAGTTGTGCAGAGAAAGATCCTCAGCTGTTGAGGCTGTATGTTAGGAAGTTCTTAGCATCAAGAAGGAGTGTTATCTTTAGTAGAATGATGGAATCttctgaccaaaaaaaaaagtag
- the LOC130991680 gene encoding inositol-pentakisphosphate 2-kinase-like isoform X4, producing MAAILQAKDAEEWTYRGEGAVNLVLAYCGSSPQFVGKVLRIQKVPNDGPEFENGHSALVNHESLLWGKFEGIVSAPTKEIAEQLYVQKVMCPLLGSEHVDSGIHVLVSRGFLEAVDNKVLCQRPSWRVDAARVNPLCDSVLLIADHSVFPHGSLKEDFCVSVEIKPKGGFLPISEFIAEENAVKKRITRFKMHQALKLHQGKISQISKYDPLDLFSGSKDGIQRAIKALLLTPQNNFRVFLNGSLIFGGMGGAADSTRTAQSFHDGLKHVISAKDGMHVKGFVDLLTETIFKSGLWNRLLEVQKLDAIDIEGAIHAYYDIIFQPCVICRQRGGNKFSARYSSIHSMQRDEKVKIVRDYLISATAKDLSMMISFRSKGNMDQESPYRAVFLESSKQTFCYKASFIDLDMKPLKKMEYYYELDQQIVKHYVQMVKDTDALDCGESTQESLKSRACTSVETGKMAN from the exons ATGGCTGCAATTTTGCAAGCCAAAGATGCGGAGGAATGGACTTACAGAGGAGAAGGAGCTGTGAACCTAGTTCTTGCTTACTGTGGAAGCTCTCCTCAATTT GTTGGAAAGGTTTTAAGGATACAAAAAGTTCCAAATGATGGACCTGAATTTGAGAATGGTCATTCGGCTCTAGTCAACCATGAATCCCTCTTGTGGGGAAAATTTGAAGGCATAGTTTCAGCACCTACAAAGGAAATTGCGGAGCAGCTGTATGTGCAGAAAGTAATGTGCCCACTGTTGGGATCTGAGCATGTTGACTCAGGG ATCCATGTTCTTGTGTCGAGAGGATTTTTGGAGGCAGTTGACAACAAGGTTCTTTGTCAGCGTCCATCATGGCGTGTTGATGCTGCCAGAGTCAATCCCCTTTGTGACTCGGTTCTTCTAATTGCTGATCATTCAGTGTTTCCTCATG GTTCTCTCAAAGAGGATTTCTGTGTGTCTGTTGAGATCAAG CCCAAAGGAGGATTTCTTCCTATTTCAGAATTTATTGCTGAGGAAAATGCAGTCAAAAAGAGAATTACTCGATTTAAGATGCATCAAGCTCTAAAATTGCATCAAGGAAAG ATATCTCAAATAAGTAAATATGATCCTCTAGATTTGTTTTCTGGATCCAAGGATGGAATACAAAGAGCAATTAAAGCCCTCCTTCTGACACCTCAGAATAATTTTCGGGTTTTCTTAAATGGTTCGCTTATTTTTGGAGGCATGGGTGGCGCTGCAGACAGCACTAGAACTGCTCAATCATTCCACGACGGACTTAAACATGTTATTTCAGCAAAAGATGGGATGCACGTCAAGGGTTTTGTGGATCTGCTCACTGAAACTATTTTTAAGTCGGGCTTGTGGAATCGGCTTCTTGAAGTACAGAAGCTTGATGCTATTGATATAGAAGGTGCAATTCATGCCTACTATGATATCATTTTTCAGCCTTGTGTGATCTGTCGGCAAAGAGGTGGAAATAAATTCTCAGCAAGATATTCATCTATTCACTCAATGCAAAGGGATGAGAAAGTAAAAATTGTGAGGGATTACTTGATATCAGCGACTGCAAAGGACTTAAGTATGATGATTAGTTTTAGGTCCAAAGGAAATATGGATCAGGAGTCTCCATATCGTGCTGTCTTTCTGGAATCGAGCAAGCAAACTTTTTGTTACAAG GCATCTTTCATCGACCTGGACATGAAACCATTGAAGAAAATGGAATATTACTATGAGTTGGATCAGCAAATAGTCAAGCACTATGTCCAGATGGTAAAAGATACGGATGCGCTTGATTGTGGCGAGAGCACTCAGGAGTCATTGAAGTCGCGTGCTTGTACCAGTGTAGAAACTGGCA AGATGGCAAATTGA
- the LOC130991680 gene encoding inositol-pentakisphosphate 2-kinase-like isoform X3 produces MAAILQAKDAEEWTYRGEGAVNLVLAYCGSSPQFVGKVLRIQKVPNDGPEFENGHSALVNHESLLWGKFEGIVSAPTKEIAEQLYVQKVMCPLLGSEHVDSGIHVLVSRGFLEAVDNKVLCQRPSWRVDAARVNPLCDSVLLIADHSVFPHVSGSLKEDFCVSVEIKPKGGFLPISEFIAEENAVKKRITRFKMHQALKLHQGKISQISKYDPLDLFSGSKDGIQRAIKALLLTPQNNFRVFLNGSLIFGGMGGAADSTRTAQSFHDGLKHVISAKDGMHVKGFVDLLTETIFKSGLWNRLLEVQKLDAIDIEGAIHAYYDIIFQPCVICRQRGGNKFSARYSSIHSMQRDEKVKIVRDYLISATAKDLSMMISFRSKGNMDQESPYRAVFLESSKQTFCYKASFIDLDMKPLKKMEYYYELDQQIVKHYVQMVKDTDALDCGESTQESLKSRACTSVETGKMAN; encoded by the exons ATGGCTGCAATTTTGCAAGCCAAAGATGCGGAGGAATGGACTTACAGAGGAGAAGGAGCTGTGAACCTAGTTCTTGCTTACTGTGGAAGCTCTCCTCAATTT GTTGGAAAGGTTTTAAGGATACAAAAAGTTCCAAATGATGGACCTGAATTTGAGAATGGTCATTCGGCTCTAGTCAACCATGAATCCCTCTTGTGGGGAAAATTTGAAGGCATAGTTTCAGCACCTACAAAGGAAATTGCGGAGCAGCTGTATGTGCAGAAAGTAATGTGCCCACTGTTGGGATCTGAGCATGTTGACTCAGGG ATCCATGTTCTTGTGTCGAGAGGATTTTTGGAGGCAGTTGACAACAAGGTTCTTTGTCAGCGTCCATCATGGCGTGTTGATGCTGCCAGAGTCAATCCCCTTTGTGACTCGGTTCTTCTAATTGCTGATCATTCAGTGTTTCCTCATG TTTCAGGTTCTCTCAAAGAGGATTTCTGTGTGTCTGTTGAGATCAAG CCCAAAGGAGGATTTCTTCCTATTTCAGAATTTATTGCTGAGGAAAATGCAGTCAAAAAGAGAATTACTCGATTTAAGATGCATCAAGCTCTAAAATTGCATCAAGGAAAG ATATCTCAAATAAGTAAATATGATCCTCTAGATTTGTTTTCTGGATCCAAGGATGGAATACAAAGAGCAATTAAAGCCCTCCTTCTGACACCTCAGAATAATTTTCGGGTTTTCTTAAATGGTTCGCTTATTTTTGGAGGCATGGGTGGCGCTGCAGACAGCACTAGAACTGCTCAATCATTCCACGACGGACTTAAACATGTTATTTCAGCAAAAGATGGGATGCACGTCAAGGGTTTTGTGGATCTGCTCACTGAAACTATTTTTAAGTCGGGCTTGTGGAATCGGCTTCTTGAAGTACAGAAGCTTGATGCTATTGATATAGAAGGTGCAATTCATGCCTACTATGATATCATTTTTCAGCCTTGTGTGATCTGTCGGCAAAGAGGTGGAAATAAATTCTCAGCAAGATATTCATCTATTCACTCAATGCAAAGGGATGAGAAAGTAAAAATTGTGAGGGATTACTTGATATCAGCGACTGCAAAGGACTTAAGTATGATGATTAGTTTTAGGTCCAAAGGAAATATGGATCAGGAGTCTCCATATCGTGCTGTCTTTCTGGAATCGAGCAAGCAAACTTTTTGTTACAAG GCATCTTTCATCGACCTGGACATGAAACCATTGAAGAAAATGGAATATTACTATGAGTTGGATCAGCAAATAGTCAAGCACTATGTCCAGATGGTAAAAGATACGGATGCGCTTGATTGTGGCGAGAGCACTCAGGAGTCATTGAAGTCGCGTGCTTGTACCAGTGTAGAAACTGGCA AGATGGCAAATTGA
- the LOC130991680 gene encoding inositol-pentakisphosphate 2-kinase-like isoform X2 has product MAAILQAKDAEEWTYRGEGAVNLVLAYCGSSPQFVGKVLRIQKVPNDGPEFENGHSALVNHESLLWGKFEGIVSAPTKEIAEQLYVQKVMCPLLGSEHVDSGIHVLVSRGFLEAVDNKVLCQRPSWRVDAARVNPLCDSVLLIADHSVFPHGSLKEDFCVSVEIKPKGGFLPISEFIAEENAVKKRITRFKMHQALKLHQGKISQISKYDPLDLFSGSKDGIQRAIKALLLTPQNNFRVFLNGSLIFGGMGGAADSTRTAQSFHDGLKHVISAKDGMHVKGFVDLLTETIFKSGLWNRLLEVQKLDAIDIEGAIHAYYDIIFQPCVICRQRGGNKFSARYSSIHSMQRDEKVKIVRDYLISATAKDLSMMISFRSKGNMDQESPYRAVFLESSKQTFCYKASFIDLDMKPLKKMEYYYELDQQIVKHYVQMVKDTDALDCGESTQESLKSRACTSVETGSEFFVSLFA; this is encoded by the exons ATGGCTGCAATTTTGCAAGCCAAAGATGCGGAGGAATGGACTTACAGAGGAGAAGGAGCTGTGAACCTAGTTCTTGCTTACTGTGGAAGCTCTCCTCAATTT GTTGGAAAGGTTTTAAGGATACAAAAAGTTCCAAATGATGGACCTGAATTTGAGAATGGTCATTCGGCTCTAGTCAACCATGAATCCCTCTTGTGGGGAAAATTTGAAGGCATAGTTTCAGCACCTACAAAGGAAATTGCGGAGCAGCTGTATGTGCAGAAAGTAATGTGCCCACTGTTGGGATCTGAGCATGTTGACTCAGGG ATCCATGTTCTTGTGTCGAGAGGATTTTTGGAGGCAGTTGACAACAAGGTTCTTTGTCAGCGTCCATCATGGCGTGTTGATGCTGCCAGAGTCAATCCCCTTTGTGACTCGGTTCTTCTAATTGCTGATCATTCAGTGTTTCCTCATG GTTCTCTCAAAGAGGATTTCTGTGTGTCTGTTGAGATCAAG CCCAAAGGAGGATTTCTTCCTATTTCAGAATTTATTGCTGAGGAAAATGCAGTCAAAAAGAGAATTACTCGATTTAAGATGCATCAAGCTCTAAAATTGCATCAAGGAAAG ATATCTCAAATAAGTAAATATGATCCTCTAGATTTGTTTTCTGGATCCAAGGATGGAATACAAAGAGCAATTAAAGCCCTCCTTCTGACACCTCAGAATAATTTTCGGGTTTTCTTAAATGGTTCGCTTATTTTTGGAGGCATGGGTGGCGCTGCAGACAGCACTAGAACTGCTCAATCATTCCACGACGGACTTAAACATGTTATTTCAGCAAAAGATGGGATGCACGTCAAGGGTTTTGTGGATCTGCTCACTGAAACTATTTTTAAGTCGGGCTTGTGGAATCGGCTTCTTGAAGTACAGAAGCTTGATGCTATTGATATAGAAGGTGCAATTCATGCCTACTATGATATCATTTTTCAGCCTTGTGTGATCTGTCGGCAAAGAGGTGGAAATAAATTCTCAGCAAGATATTCATCTATTCACTCAATGCAAAGGGATGAGAAAGTAAAAATTGTGAGGGATTACTTGATATCAGCGACTGCAAAGGACTTAAGTATGATGATTAGTTTTAGGTCCAAAGGAAATATGGATCAGGAGTCTCCATATCGTGCTGTCTTTCTGGAATCGAGCAAGCAAACTTTTTGTTACAAG GCATCTTTCATCGACCTGGACATGAAACCATTGAAGAAAATGGAATATTACTATGAGTTGGATCAGCAAATAGTCAAGCACTATGTCCAGATGGTAAAAGATACGGATGCGCTTGATTGTGGCGAGAGCACTCAGGAGTCATTGAAGTCGCGTGCTTGTACCAGTGTAGAAACTGGCAGTGAGTTCTTTGTTTCTTTATTTGCATAA